Proteins encoded in a region of the Cyanobacterium sp. T60_A2020_053 genome:
- a CDS encoding type I glyceraldehyde-3-phosphate dehydrogenase, which translates to MIRVAINGFGRIGRNFLRCLLTRGDNTGLELVGLNDTSDPHTNAHLLKYDSMLGTLNADIQADDNSLIVNGKTVKCFSDRNPLNLPWADWGVDLVIESTGVFVTDEGASKHIQAGAKKVLITAPGKGANVGTYVVGVNDSEYSHDKYNVISNASCTTNCLAPIAKVLHEQFGIIKGTMTTTHSYTGDQRLLDASHRDLRRARAAAINIVPTTTGAAQAVALVLPQLKGKLNGVALRVPTPNVSVVDLVVQVEKNTIAEQVNQVLQEASEGSLKGILGYNDLPLVSSDYRGSDVSSIVDASLTMVMGGDMVKVVAWYDNEWGYSQRVVDLAEVVAKNWK; encoded by the coding sequence GTGATTAGAGTAGCTATTAACGGTTTTGGTCGTATCGGTCGTAATTTCTTACGTTGTTTACTTACCCGTGGCGATAACACCGGTTTAGAGTTAGTGGGTCTTAATGATACTTCCGACCCCCATACTAACGCACATTTGCTTAAATATGATTCTATGTTAGGCACTTTGAATGCTGATATTCAAGCGGATGATAATTCCTTAATTGTTAATGGTAAAACCGTTAAATGTTTTTCGGATCGTAATCCTCTTAATCTTCCTTGGGCTGATTGGGGCGTGGATTTAGTTATCGAATCTACCGGGGTATTTGTTACGGATGAGGGCGCTTCTAAACATATTCAAGCTGGAGCGAAAAAAGTTTTGATCACTGCACCGGGTAAGGGCGCTAATGTTGGTACTTATGTGGTGGGTGTTAATGATAGTGAATACAGCCACGATAAATACAATGTTATTAGTAATGCTAGTTGTACCACTAACTGTCTAGCGCCCATCGCCAAAGTTTTACACGAACAGTTTGGCATCATTAAGGGTACCATGACTACTACTCACAGTTATACGGGAGACCAACGTTTGTTGGATGCTAGTCACCGTGATTTAAGACGGGCGCGCGCCGCCGCTATTAATATTGTACCAACGACGACGGGCGCTGCACAAGCGGTGGCTCTAGTTTTACCACAGTTGAAAGGCAAATTAAATGGTGTGGCTTTGCGTGTACCTACTCCTAATGTTTCTGTGGTAGATTTAGTAGTACAAGTGGAAAAAAATACTATCGCTGAACAAGTTAACCAAGTTCTTCAAGAAGCCTCTGAAGGTTCTCTCAAAGGCATTTTAGGTTATAATGATTTACCTTTAGTCTCTTCTGATTATCGTGGTAGTGATGTTTCCTCCATTGTTGATGCTAGTTTAACTATGGTGATGGGTGGAGATATGGTTAAGGTTGTAGCTTGGTATGATAACGAATGGGGTTATTCTCAAAGAGTTGTTGATTTAGCTGAAGTGGTCGCTAAAAACTGGAAATAA